TCCCCTATTATTTAAAATATAGTGTATTTTACTTTATCAAATCAAAACTACGCTTTACAAAAGCAGTGAGTTCTTCACCCTTTAATAGGTTTTGGCTTAGCTTAGCAAGATCCAATGCTTGCTTTACCAATGCTTCTTGTTGAGCCTTATCTTCAGTATTCAATATATTACTGGCAAGGTCGTGGTTTGTGTTTACCACTAGGTTGTACATTTCGGGCATATTACCCATACCAAACATACCACCGCCACCGCTTTGGCTCATCTCTTTCATACGGCGCATAAACTCAGGTTGGGTTACACGGAAAGGCGCTGCAGTACTATCCATTGCTTCAAGCTGTACTGTATAGGTAGCTTTAGGTACAATTTCTTCTAATGTAGTTTTTAATTTCTCTTTCTCTTCATCATTAAGTTTAGAGATTTTCTCTTCATCTTTCTTAATAAGATTATCTACATGATCAGCGTCTACACGTACAAAAGTTAGGTTTTCGTTATCAGCCTCTAATTTTTGTATTAGGTGCGATACAATAGGAGAGTCTAACAACAATACCTCATACCCTTTGTCTTGTGCTTCGGCAATGTAACTATGTTGCTCATCTTTATTACCAGCATAAAGCACTACTAGCTTACCATCCTTATCGGTTTGGTTGGCTGTAATTTTATCTTTAAGCTCCTCTAATGTGTAATACTTCTCGTCTACCGTTGGGTATAGTACAAACGCACCTGCTTTTTCGTAGAATTTGGGTTCGCTAAGCATACCATACTCCAATACAATTTTTATATCGTTCCATTTTGCCTCAAAATCTTCACGATTTTCAGTAAATAACGATTTTAATTTATCGGCTACTTTACGGGTAATGTAGTTGGATATTTTTTTAACAGCACCATCCGCTTGTAGGTACGAGCGCGATACGTTTAGCGGAATATCTGGGCTATCTATAACACCGCGTAGCATGGTAAGGAATTCGGGTACAATACCCTCTACATTATCGGTAACAAAAACTTGGTTTTGGTACAGTTGTATTTTATCTTTTTGCACCTGCAAGTCAGCAGATAATTTTGGGAAATATAAAATACCCGTAAGGTTAAAAGGATAATCTACATTAAGGTGGATATTAAATAATGGTTCGTCAAATTGCATAGGATACAACTCACGGTAAAAATTCTTATAATCTTCGTCCTCAAGTTCGCTAGGTTGCTTTGTCCAAGCTGGGTTAGGGTTGTTAATTATATTGTCTACTTCAACCGTTTCCTCCTTATAATCTTCTGGAGCATCCTCTGGTTTAGGTAGTGCTTCTGTACGTGTACCAAACTTAATAGGTACAGGCATAAATTTATTGTACTTATTTAAGAGCTCATTAATGCGTGAGTCCTCTAAAAACTCTGTAGAGTCTTCCGCAATATGTAGTATTATTTCTGTACCACGCTCCGTTTTATCAGCAGGCTCTATTGTAAACTCTGGGCTACCATCGCACGTCCAGTGTACAGCGGGCTCATCTCTATATGACTTAGTAATTATTTCTACTTTTTCCGCAACCATAAAGGCAGAGTAAAACCCAAGACCGAAATGCCCTATAATACCTGAATCTTTAGCAGAGTCTTTATACTTTTCCAAAAACTCCTCTGCGCCAGAAAATGCCACTTGGTTAATATATTTCTCCACTTCTTCACCCGTCATACCAATACCTTGGTCTTTAATATGTAGCTTTTTGCCCTCTTTATCTACTTTAATATCAATAACGGGGTTGCCATATTCTACACTAGCCTCTCCAATATTAGTAAGGTGCTTTAATTTTAGTGTAGCATCTGTAGCGTTTGATACTAACTCACGCAAAAAGATTTCATGGTCGCTGTAAAGGAATTTTTTAATTAAGGGAAATATGTTTTCTACCGAAACATTAATTTTTCCTGTTGCCATAGTATATATGTTTTTTTAAGATTATTGTTTGTTATCCTCTTTCAAATAGAATACCAAGCAGTTTTATATGACAAATTGACATTTTAGCTTACAAATGTAATTGTTTACGTTTATTTGATATTTAGACTTTAAAACAATTCTTGTTAAAAAAATAATATAGTGCTTGTAAAGTAGCTTGTATTCTTAGTAACTTTGAATACAAATTGTTGATAACATCAAACTCAAATAATTTAGATTATGAAAAAAATTCTTCTTTTATGTGTATTCACAGTATTAGCTGTTTCATGTGGGTCGTTAGACCAAAAATCGCAAACAGGTCTTAAAGGTAACTGGACGATAAGCCAAGTAAGTTATCCGGGCTCCGATTATATTAAGGTAAACTCTTTTAATATTGCGGACTCTAAGTGTTTTGAAGGGAGTTCGTGGAAATTTGTATCTAACAATAATACAGGTACGATAGATATTTCTAAACCTGGATGCCCATCATTTAGTAGCCCAATAGTTTGGACTATTACTAAAGAGGGTGACTTTACGCTAAAAATTACAGAAGGTGTAAAAGCTAAAAAAGTAGCACAAGGATATTATTTAAAAATGCGAAACCAAACAGAAAATTCCTTTCAGCTTGTAGATAGAGTAGATGTTGGAGGTAATACTGTAGATGTGATATACCAATTCCAAAAAATGTAATTGAATATTTCCGAATCACAAAAACATCAAATACAAACCAATAAAGATATATAGTTATGAAAACAACAAAAATTTATGCAGTAGCACTTGCCATAGTATTAAGTATAGGTATCAGTTCGTGCGAAGCGATGAAAAATACCAGCAATACGCAGCGCGGTGCTGGTATAGGTGCAGCATCAGGTGCTGTGATAGGAGGAATTTTAGGAAACAACATCGGCAAAGGCGGCAATACAGCATTAGGTGCCATAATTGGTGGTGTAGTTGGAGGTACTGTTGGTGGCGTAATTGGTAACAAAATGGACAAGCAAGCACAGGAAATTGATGAAAAATTACCAGGTGCTGAGGTAGAGCGAGTAGGAGAGGGTATTAAACTTACACTTGGAGAAAATTCGGTACGTTTTGATACCAATAAGTCTACACTAACTAGTACAGCAAAACAAAATTTAGATAAATTGGTACCTGTATTTAACGAATACCCAGATACCAACATCCAGATTTTTGGATACACCGACAGCACGGGTGCTGTAGATTATAACTTAAAACTTTCTGAAAAAAGAGCAGAATCAGTAAAGTCCTATCTTTCTAGCAAAGGGTTAAGTGCCTCTCGTTTTACTACAATTGGTAGAGGTGTAGAAGACCCAATAGCAAGTAACGAAACAGCATCTGGTAGAAGTAAAAACAGACGTGTAGAGTTTGCCATTACTGCAAATGAAAAAATGATACAAGATGCTGAAAAAGAGGCAAAACAATAATAAATTAGGATACTTAAAAGTATAAAAAAGGCAGCCATTTGGCTGCCCTTTTTATATCATAATATAAATTATTGCCAATCGGCTCTATTTTTATTTTTACCAAAATAGTATGTAATACCAAACGATATGTTGGTTAAATTGCCCGTAAAGGCATTTTTATTAGGTCGTCCTTCTGGATAAGTACCATCCCAATCAAAATGCTGTGTAAAGTTTAGTATAAACGAAGCATCAACGGTAAAAGCAAAACTTTCACTAATATAAACTTGAGGTGTTAAGCCCACAATTACATTTCCAATGTTATCCGTACCACCTCTGGTAGTAGATTTTAATGATGAGTAGCCTAAACCTCCGTG
The Flavobacterium litorale genome window above contains:
- the htpG gene encoding molecular chaperone HtpG — its product is MATGKINVSVENIFPLIKKFLYSDHEIFLRELVSNATDATLKLKHLTNIGEASVEYGNPVIDIKVDKEGKKLHIKDQGIGMTGEEVEKYINQVAFSGAEEFLEKYKDSAKDSGIIGHFGLGFYSAFMVAEKVEIITKSYRDEPAVHWTCDGSPEFTIEPADKTERGTEIILHIAEDSTEFLEDSRINELLNKYNKFMPVPIKFGTRTEALPKPEDAPEDYKEETVEVDNIINNPNPAWTKQPSELEDEDYKNFYRELYPMQFDEPLFNIHLNVDYPFNLTGILYFPKLSADLQVQKDKIQLYQNQVFVTDNVEGIVPEFLTMLRGVIDSPDIPLNVSRSYLQADGAVKKISNYITRKVADKLKSLFTENREDFEAKWNDIKIVLEYGMLSEPKFYEKAGAFVLYPTVDEKYYTLEELKDKITANQTDKDGKLVVLYAGNKDEQHSYIAEAQDKGYEVLLLDSPIVSHLIQKLEADNENLTFVRVDADHVDNLIKKDEEKISKLNDEEKEKLKTTLEEIVPKATYTVQLEAMDSTAAPFRVTQPEFMRRMKEMSQSGGGGMFGMGNMPEMYNLVVNTNHDLASNILNTEDKAQQEALVKQALDLAKLSQNLLKGEELTAFVKRSFDLIK
- a CDS encoding lipocalin family protein, giving the protein MKKILLLCVFTVLAVSCGSLDQKSQTGLKGNWTISQVSYPGSDYIKVNSFNIADSKCFEGSSWKFVSNNNTGTIDISKPGCPSFSSPIVWTITKEGDFTLKITEGVKAKKVAQGYYLKMRNQTENSFQLVDRVDVGGNTVDVIYQFQKM
- a CDS encoding OmpA family protein, with product MKTTKIYAVALAIVLSIGISSCEAMKNTSNTQRGAGIGAASGAVIGGILGNNIGKGGNTALGAIIGGVVGGTVGGVIGNKMDKQAQEIDEKLPGAEVERVGEGIKLTLGENSVRFDTNKSTLTSTAKQNLDKLVPVFNEYPDTNIQIFGYTDSTGAVDYNLKLSEKRAESVKSYLSSKGLSASRFTTIGRGVEDPIASNETASGRSKNRRVEFAITANEKMIQDAEKEAKQ